One genomic window of Cottoperca gobio chromosome 10, fCotGob3.1, whole genome shotgun sequence includes the following:
- the slitrk2 gene encoding SLIT and NTRK-like protein 2, whose product MLSGVLLLSVLTVTSLSPSETESRKTSASKEICKTRCTCEERENILNINCENKGFTTISQFQAPPNKISQFFLNGNFLSRLSPNEFVNYGNVTSLHLGNNGLQEIRTGAFNGLRFLKRLHLNNNNLEVIKEDTFAGLESLEYLQADYNYISTIEPGAFSKLNKLKVLILNDNLLLSLPPNIFRFVLLTHLDLRGNRLKNLPFAGVLEHIGGIMEIQLEENPWNCTCDLIPLKSWLDTISVFVGDIVCETPFRLHGKDITQLIKQDLCPRRNAGERVHPPSDSHFQGALPPTYQPGIITPTRVPKASRPPKMRYRPTPRITKDKHVFGPIMVYQTRSPVPMLCPSVCVCTSQNPDSGLNINCQERKLHNVSELNPKPSYPKKLHLTGNYLQMIYTTDLTEYSSLELLHLGNNRIAVIQEGAFENLTNLRRLYLNGNYIESLSRSLFLGLQSLQYLYLEYNIIKDILPQTFNSLHNLQLLFLNNNLLRSLPDNVFGGTMLTRLNLRNNHFSYLAVRGVLDQLSAFIQIDLQENPWDCTCDIVALKNWMELSSTSVVVNEITCDSPSKHAGRLLRSLRNEAICPEPSEAPPPQQAPPTTAPTLISPGTEASSPSSSSFSSVSPTESRFHTPELHPEVPLSVLILGLLVVFILSVCFGAGLFVFVLKRRKGVEHVPTGTNNIDLNSFQVQYGSYAPEPTQDKTSESHVYNYIPPSVGSMCQNPIYMQKDGEQVAYYRNLKELSFGPLDVKKDVLTRSPGAYTISTMDFMDKSPTSCSLTTPEPPEMLYQNLGERPHKELPSAAGVPPFHYNFCTLPKRPCIVPPYEAATARRHITNQDRLNKTVLYGTPRKYYGAEHLSKNNEHPLLLPGKLKAEPDYLEVLEKQTAMSQL is encoded by the coding sequence ATGCTGAGCGGCGTCCTCTTGCTGAGCGTCCTCACGGTCACCAGCCTGTCACCGTCCGAAACGGAGAGCCGCAAAACTTCAGCCTCCAAAGAAATCTGCAAGACCCGCTGCACCTGCGAGGAGCGGGAGAACATTCTGAACATCAACTGTGAGAATAAAGGATTTACCACTATCAGTCAGTTCCAGGCGCCCCCAAATAAAATCTCCCAGTTTTTTCTAAATGGAAACTTCCTGTCACGGCTTAGCCCCAATGAGTTCGTCAATTACGGCAATGTTACCTCATTGCATCTGGGGAATAACGGCTTGCAGGAGATACGAACAGGTGCTTTTAACGGGCTGCGCTTCCTGAAGCGTCTCCACTTGAACAATAACAACCTGGAGGTGATTAAAGAGGACACCTTTGCAGGACTGGAGAGTTTGGAGTATTTACAGGCAGACTATAATTATATCAGCACCATAGAGCCAGGTGCTTTCAGTAAACTGAATAAGCTCAAAGTGTTGATCCTAAATGACAACCTGCTGTTGTCTTTGCCTCCCAATATTTTCCGGTTTGTGCTCCTCACCCACTTGGATTTACGTGGCAACCGACTCAAGAATCTGCCGTTTGCCGGGGTTTTAGAGCACATAGGTGGCATCATGGAgatccagctggaggagaaccCGTGGAATTGCACCTGCGATCTGATTCCCCTCAAATCCTGGTTGGACACTATTTCAGTCTTTGTGGGGGACATAGTGTGTGAGACGCCATTTAGGCTGCACGGTAAAGACATCACGCAGCTCATAAAGCAGGATCTGTGCCCACGCAGGAATGCTGGTGAGCGTGTGCACCCCCCCTCTGACTCTCACTTTCAAGGGGCCCTGCCCCCGACCTACCAACCAGGCATTATCACCCCCACCCGTGTACCGAAAGCCTCCCGCCCACCCAAAATGCGCTACAGGCCCACCCCTCGCATCACAAAggacaaacatgtttttgggcCTATAATGGTTTACCAGACGCGCTCCCCTGTGCCCATGTTATGTcccagtgtgtgcgtgtgcacgtcACAAAACCCTGACAGCGGATTGAACATCAATTGCCAAGAGCGAAAGTTGCATAACGTCAGTGAGCTGAACCCCAAGCCGTCCTACCCAAAGAAACTCCACCTGACCGGTAACTACTTACAAATGATTTACACAACTGATCTTACTGAGTACAGCTCACTGGAGCTGCTTCATTTAGGAAATAATAGGATAGCAGTGATTCAGGAAGGAGCATTTGAGAATCTAACAAACCTGAGACGGCTCTATCTGAATGGGAATTACATTGAATCACTTTCTCGATCGCTCTTCCTTGGCCTGCAGTCACTCCAGTATTTGTATTTGGAATATAACATCATCAAAGACATTTTACCACAAACATTTAACTCTTTGCATAACCTTCAGCTGCTTTTTCTCAACAACAACCTGTTAAGATCGCTCCCTGACAACGTTTTTGGTGGCACCATGCTAACGCGACTCAACTTGAGGAATAACCATTTCTCCTACCTGGCAGTTCGAGGGGTTCTAGATCAGCTTTCAGCATTCATCCAGATCGACCTACAGGAGAACCCCTGGGACTGCACTTGTGACATCGTGGCGCTCAAAAACTGGATGGAGCTGTCCAGTACCAGCGTAGTGGTTAACGAGATCACTTGTGATTCGCCCTCTAAACACGCAGGTCGTCTGCTGCGCTCGCTTCGCAACGAGGCCATCTGCCCCGAGCCCAGCGAGGCGCCCCCGCCACAACAAGCACCCCCAACAACAGCCCCAACATTAATAAGCCCTGGCACTGAGGCCagctccccttcctcctcttcttttagCTCAGTCAGCCCCACTGAATCCCGATTCCACACTCCCGAGTTACACCCCGAGGTCCCACTTTCAGTCCTGATTCTTGGGCTTCTTGTTGTTTTCATCCTGTCAGTCTGCTTTGGCGCAggcctctttgtttttgttctgaagcGTCGCAAAGGAGTGGAACATGTCCCCACAGGCACTAACAACATCGATCTCAACTCGTTTCAAGTGCAATATGGCTCCTACGCTCCTGAACCAACCCAAGACAAAACCTCTGAAAGCCACGTTTATAACTACATCCCCCCATCTGTGGGCTCCATGTGCCAAAACCCTATTTACATGCAGAAGGACGGCGAACAGGTGGCGTACTACCGCAACCTGAAGGAGCTTAGCTTTGGGCCCCTGGACGTAAAAAAGGATGTCCTCACCCGCAGCCCAGGGGCCTACACTATCAGCACAATGGATTTTATGGATAAATCTCCAACATCATGCAGTTTGACCACCCCGGAACCTCCGGAGATGTTGTATCAAAATTTAGGTGAGAGGCCCCACAAAGAGCTTCCCTCGGCTGCAGGCGTCCCTCCTTTCCATTACAACTTTTGCACTTTACCTAAGAGACCTTGCATTGTGCCCCCCTACGAGGCTGCAACAGCCCGGCGGCATATCACCAACCAGGACAGGTTGAACAAAACAGTGCTGTATGGGACCCCTAGGAAATACTACGGGGCTGAACATCTTTCCAAAAACAACGAGCACCCGCTTCTGCTCCCTGGGAAGCTAAAAGCAGAACCAGACTACCTGGAGGTTCTGGAGAAACAGACTGCGATGAGCCAACTGTAA